In Candidatus Pantoea floridensis, the genomic window ATATTTTACCCGGTTTTTATCACGATACGTTGGGTGAGAAAAATCGTTCTCTCGCGTTCGATAAAATGAAAAGTTTTATTGACCGACTTTATGAAGCTCCGCCTTATGCATTCGACTACAGCAATGAAGATCGCTGGAGTCCAAGTGCAGATGCATATCGTGAATTGCAGGCGCCACTGAAATCCCGATCGCTGGAAGGGATGTGTTATTCGGCTTTGAGTTTTGGCATGAAAACCATTGGCAGGCAATCTAAAGGCATGCGTCTGGGTTATGAAACCGGCTTCGATTCAGGTAGTACGCTGGATTACGTTTACCGCAATCAGGCTGAAGGTTTTGGCATTCTTGGTCGCATCATTGACCGTAACTATCTCAACAGTGTTGGCTGGCGTGGCATCCGCGTGCGGAAAGTGAACATCCAGCAGATGATTGTGCAGGCTGTTGCGCAACTTCAGGCCAACAATATGCCAGTGCGAGTAGTGGATATCGCTGCCGGACACGGTCGCTACGTGTTGGATGCGCTAGAACAACAGCAGGGCATTGAAAGCATTTTGCTGCGGGATTACAGCGATTTGAATGTGGAAAAAGGCCGATCAATGATTGAGCAGCGTGGGTTGAGCCACATTGCTCAGTTCAAAAAAGGCAACGCATTTGACTATGATTCTCTTGCCTCTATCAATCCAGCGCCAACATTGGGCATTGTTTCTGGCTTGTATGAACTGTTCACAGATAACGACTTAATAAAAACCTCGCTAGCGGGTCTTGCTGCTGCCATACCTCCGGGAGGTGCTTTGGTTTACACCGGGCAACCCTGGCACCCGCAGTTAAAAACCATCGCTTATACCTTAACCAGCCACCAGAATGGCATCCCGTGGATGATGCGTGTACGTAGCCAGAAAGAGATGGATGCGTTGGTGGAGCAGGCCGGTTTCGAGAAATGCCATCAGGTAATTGATGAATTTGGCATCTTTACCGTATCGCTGGCAGTGAGAAAGCAGCATGTCTGAGTTAACTCTCATGCAGAAAAAATATAGCCTCTGGAAACAGGGGCTATGTTGGTTGCTGTTATTAGGACCGTTTTTCTTTCTCAGCTACGGGCAGGTGAATCTGTACACGGCGACGAGGAGTGATATTGGCAGCATTGTGTTCAATTGGGAACGCGCCATTCCCTTTATGCCGTGGACCATAGTGCCTTACTGGAGCATTGACCTGCTGTATGGCATTTCGCTCTTCATCTGCACATCAAAACAAGAGCTGACCCGTCACGGCTGTCGGTTGCTTGCTGGATCCTTTATTGCTTGTGTTGGGTTTCTACTTTTCCCACTAAAATTTACCTTTATTCGACCAGACATACAGGGGATGTTTGGTTGGTTATTTTATCAGCTTGAACTGTTTGATTTGCCTTTTAATCAGGCTCCTTCGTTGCATATTATCCTCACCTGGCTGCTGTGGTTACGTTTTCGTCAGCATTTAACACGTAGTGCCAGACTGGTTAATGGCGCATGGTTTTTGCTTATTGCGCTTTCAGTGTTGACAACCTGGCAGCATCATTTTATTGATGTGTTCAGTGGCTTTATTGTGGCAATGGCAATTAGCTATGCAATCCCTATAAAAGATCGATGGCAATGGAAGGTGCCCTCGTCACACGAATTGTGTCTGGCTGCCAAATATTTCCTTAGTAGCTTAATCTGTTTAATAATAGGGATGTTGATTCCATACGGCTATTTTCTATTTTGGCCTGCCGTTGCTTTGTTTATTGTCGCGTCTGGCTACGCAGGGCTTGGCATCAGTGTATTCCAGAAAAGTAGTGGAGGATATTTGTCTCTCTCAGCGCGATTCATACTTTACCCTTATTTAATCGGAGCTTGGTTTTCAAAACAGTGGTTCTCTCATTCACTAGCCAAAACATCATTGATTTATGATGGTATATCTCTGGGTGGTTTTCCTGATAAAACGCCGAAGCAAGAAGCGGTGCTTGATCTTACGGCTGAGTTTCATCGTAGTTATGGTATGCGGCGTGCATGGTGCGCACATCCATTGATGGACTTAACAGTGCCTGATATTGGCAATATCAGCCATGCTGTCGCCAAACTCACTGAGCTAAAGAAAAAACACCACACAGTTCTCGTTTGCTGCGCATTGGGTTTATCGCGGAGTGCAACGGTTATGGCTGCCTGGTTAGTAGCAGAACGACATGTTAGTTCCGTTGCTCAAGCCATCGATCATATAAAAAAACAGCGTCCGCAGGTGGTATTGACATCTGATCATATTCAATTGCTGGAACATTTTCAGGAAATTCAATGCAAAACATCAGGCTAACTAATCGAATTGTGCAAATTCATTTATCTAGTTGGCGTTATTTTGCACTGTTAACTCTCCCTCCACTGGTATTGGCTTTTAACCTATTATATTCGTTGCAAAGTTTATTGTTGTTAATCCTGTTTTTAACAACGCATTACTTTTGCTGGCGTTTATGGCTGGACGAGCGGCTTTTTACATTGCTGGATAGCGAAAGCGATCTTGTTTTATTTGATGCGGGAATGTCGAACTTATGGGCAGGAAAAGATTTAACGACCCGCAGCCTGAATGAGCGTTGGGCAGGGGCGCGAGGATTATTTTATCGGGCGATATACGCGCTTATTGCTCTTTGGTTGGTTTCTCTTTTTTCAGTTATTTATCTTTTTTGGACATTAGCAGAGTAAGTTTATTAATGATGTAGATTACGTCATTCCAACTCTGAATTGCCCTGCTAATTAAATTTGCCTTAATGTTAAGGAAAACATCATGACAAATGTTATTCGTGAAGGCGATACCTTACGCGAGTATGGCGGCAAGGTATTGGCCGGGCATTACAACTGCTTCGGCAAAGGTTTTGCTGTTAAAGGCGATCCGGTGAAGTGCAATAAACACGGTATGACGACCATCGCGGAAGGCAGTTCGTTAACCCGATTCGATGGTCAACCTGCCGCATTACATGGGCATAAATGCGCCTGCGGCTGCACGCTGGTCAGCTCATTTCCTGATTGCGGTATCGCATCGTGAGGATGCCACCCAGTTTTCCGCCATGCTCGCCAGCCAGTTCCCCCAATAATAAGCGCTGGTTAATTGTTGGGGTGGCGTTGATATCGTTCAGCTCTGCCTTTATGGCTTTACTCACACCCGTTGAACAGCGTGGTGTTAATACCCTGGCAGTATCGACGGTGATCGCAGCGTTGCTGTTTCTGACGTGGCTAGCACGCATTTTGTATTACCGCTGTGCCATGCATAACGGCCGTTTTTACCAGCAATTGGTCGAGTATGAGCAACAGCTCTGGTGGCAGCAGCATCGGCAAGTAATTGGGCTACACGACATTGTGTTGCTCGGCCCTTCAGGGACTGAGCCGCAGCATTGGTCCCGGCTGCTGCTGCGTGAGCATCGTTCACCGCAACCAGTCACCGAATCGACTGGTCGAGCACTGCGATTGCCGCAGATCGTTACTAAAGACTCAGGCACACGTGAAGCCCAGTTAGCGAGTTTATTGGTGCTGCAGTGGCGAAAACAGCGGCCTGATGCACTGGCATTACCTCCCAGACTTTTTTACTGGCTGGGATCGCCTGGAGCCTGGCAAGCATTTACGCAGCAAGCATCCGTTACGTTTCCTGAGCTATTACTGCCCGAACAGCCAGAGAATTGGTTGGGGGAAGCCTCGTTAGCAACGGTCATCGAGAAGATAAACAATGCAACGGTGGATCAAACCATTCTTATTGCGGGTTGTGCATCACAACCCGCAATAAGCAAAGATCTGCCCGCCGGAGAAGCGGCTGTGCTGTGGTTGGTGGGGCGGGAGGGCGTGGTGCAGTTAAATCGTGGTGAAATTTGCGATTCATCCACGCTGGCAAATGCCTGTCAACGCGCGCTTGAACAGAGTGAGATAAGCGAGCCACCTGACGCCTGTCTGCTTTTCACGCTTCCTGAGAATGAGCTTCCTTCCCTCAATGGCTGGAATCTGACACATCATGTGCAGGACGCTAACTGGGGAATAACGGGAAATATGGCAGCGTTAATTCTCATGTCACTTGCCGCACTCAATACGCAACAACAAGGAAAGCCCAGCGCCTGGATTGCACGCGATCTGACCGCTGGATATACAACGGGAATTGTTAAAACTTATGGATAAGGATCAAAAGCCTTCAGTCACCTCGCCGTTGGCAACCGCAGCCCTTTTTTTTATTTTCGTCACTTTATTCGACATTGTCGGTAGCGGACTCTGGTGGTGGCTCTCTTTACAACTGACCACCGAGTGGGAACAGCTGCGCCCAATGCTATTGATCAGTTTTCTTGTCTGGATAATCACAGGCAGCCTGGCCGTCATCGTGGTGATGTGCTGGCGGTTATGGATAAAACGATCTGTTACGTTGCAACCCTTTGCATCCCTAAAAAGTACAACCGATAGCAGCACGCAGAGCACGCTGTTGGAACTGTGTCAGCATCTTAAGGCACGTTACGGCTGGTTATGGCGGCGGAAAGTACGCATGTTACTAATCACCGGCGATGAGGCCGCTGTTGAATCCCTCATTCCGGGACTCATTCATCAGCAGTGGCTGGAAGGCGCTGGCGTAGTACTGATTTATGGCGCCAGCCTTGATGCTGAACTGAACACAACCACGGTTCAACTCCTACGCAAGCTGCGCCGCAGTCGCCCATTGGACGGCATTGTTCTGGTGCACGGTTCCGATACTGCTCTCACACCACAAAAAAGCGATGCAGCGATGCGCTCGCTGGAGAAGATTGCCACCACGCTGCGCTGGCGTGCACCGGCGTGGATCTGGCAGCTCGGTCACAGTGACTGGCCGCAGCCAGAGCGTGAAAACAACGCGGTAGGCGCAGTGTTTCCGGCGAAAGCGCAGCCGGAAGATATAGCTCAACAGCTGGAAAGCCTGGTCACTCCCTTACGTGAACGCGGTCTGGCGCAGGTCGCTCACAACATCAGCCACGACTGGCTGCTGCGTCTGTCGCAGCAGCTTGCCAGCGGTGAAAGTCAGGCCTGGCAGCAGCGCTTAGCGCCGTGGCTGGACCCGGCGCGCCGCAGTTTACTGCGTGGCCTGATGTTCAGCCTGCCGGAAGCAAAGCCTGCGCTGGACAGCGTGCATCCTCAGGCATTATCCGACAGTGCGCTCTGGCAGGGAATCGCGTCTGACCGCGCCAGAGGCTGTCGCACCGGGCTGCCGTGGGAACAGACGCTGGCCTGGTCGCTGATGAGCCTGATGTTGCTCGGCGGTGTGGGCATGCTAGCGTCTGCGCTGTTCAACCGCCATGAGATTGTCAGCGCGGCGGATAAAGCTGAGGTACTGGTGAATTCAACCAAGGTTGATGATGCGCAGCTGATTGCGCTGCATGGCCTGCGTAACGATCTCGGGCAGCAGCAGCACTGGCTGGAGCACGGCGCGCCCTGGTATCAGCGCTTCGGCATTAACCATACGCAGCAGCTGCATGATGCGATGTTGCCGTGGTACGGCGTCGCGGCGCAGCGGCTGATCCATGAACCGGCGCGCATCGCGCTTGAACAGAGGCTGACTTATCTGGCCGGCCTGCCTGCCGCCAGCCCGCAGCGCGCCACGCTGGCGCAGCCGGGTTATAAGCAGTTAAAGGCCTGGCTGATGATGGCACGCCCGGAGCGCGCTGAACCGGCATTTTATGCGCAGACCATGGCGACCGTTCAGCCGGTATATCCCGGCATTTCAACGTCGTTGTGGCAGACGCTGGCCCCGGATTTGTGGGCATTCTATGCCGCGTCGTTGCCGTCGCAGCCGGGCTGGCGCATCAAACCCAATGTGTCGCTGCTGAGTCAGGTACGTCAGGTGCTGCTGTTGCAGACCGGCCAGCGCAACGCCGAGATGACGCTATATCAAAACGTCCTGCGCGACGTGCGTCGCAACTACACCGATCTGACGCTGGAAGATATGACGCCGGGCACCGATATGCGCCGGCTGTTCAGCAGTGACGACATAGTTCCGGGCGTGTTTACGCGCCAGGCGTGGGAAGGCGGCGTGCGCCAGGAGATTGAGAAAGCGGCCAACACCCGGCGCGATGAAATCGACTGGGTGCTCAGCGACACCCGCAGCGCCGTGCCGCAGGAGATTTCCCCGGAAGCACTGAAGGCCCGGTTAACCCAACGCTATTTCAGTGACTTTGCCGCCAGCTGGCTCAACTTCCTCAACGGCATCCGGCTTAACCCTGCGCAGAATATTGCCGACGTCACGGACCAGCTGACGCTAATGAGCGACGTGCGTCAGTCACCGCTGATTGCGTTAATGAACACGCTGGCGTGGCAGGGCCAGGCCGGTCAGCAGCGCGAGGCGCTGTCCGACACGCTGATCAATTCAGCCAAAGACCTGCTCGGCCAGAAAGACAAGCCGGTTATCAGCCAGAAAGCCACCGGCCCCGAAGGCCCGCTGGATGTGACCTTCAGCCCGCTGCTGGCGCTGACCGGCAAAAACAGCGGCTCTCAGCTGATGGCCGCCGACAGCAGCCTGACGCTGCAAACCTATCTAACCCGCATCACGCGCGTGCGCCTGCGTCTGCAGCAGGTTGCCGCCGCACCGGATCCGCAGGAGATGCTGCAAACCCTGGCGCAGACGGTTTTCCAAGGCAAGAGCGTTGACCTTACTGATACGCAGCAATACGGCAGCCTGATGGCGGCCAGCCTCGGCGAAGAGT contains:
- a CDS encoding bifunctional alpha/beta hydrolase/class I SAM-dependent methyltransferase; amino-acid sequence: MSKEARLFQEGTFLASDETSLFFRHWPATEVNSNKVIVLFHRGHEHSGRLQHIVDELMMPDTRFYAWDARGHGKSPGERGYSPSLARSVLDVDEFVRFVAQDAQIKLEDIVVIAQSVGAVLVSTWVHDYAPKIRGMVLASPAFKVKLYVPFARVGLRVMQRMRGLFYVNSYVKGKFLTHDPERIASFEQDKLITRQIAVNILLDLYKTAERIVADSSAITLPTQLLISGDDFVVHAKPQKQFYAGIRSAIKEQHILPGFYHDTLGEKNRSLAFDKMKSFIDRLYEAPPYAFDYSNEDRWSPSADAYRELQAPLKSRSLEGMCYSALSFGMKTIGRQSKGMRLGYETGFDSGSTLDYVYRNQAEGFGILGRIIDRNYLNSVGWRGIRVRKVNIQQMIVQAVAQLQANNMPVRVVDIAAGHGRYVLDALEQQQGIESILLRDYSDLNVEKGRSMIEQRGLSHIAQFKKGNAFDYDSLASINPAPTLGIVSGLYELFTDNDLIKTSLAGLAAAIPPGGALVYTGQPWHPQLKTIAYTLTSHQNGIPWMMRVRSQKEMDALVEQAGFEKCHQVIDEFGIFTVSLAVRKQHV
- a CDS encoding phosphatase PAP2/dual specificity phosphatase family protein — protein: MSELTLMQKKYSLWKQGLCWLLLLGPFFFLSYGQVNLYTATRSDIGSIVFNWERAIPFMPWTIVPYWSIDLLYGISLFICTSKQELTRHGCRLLAGSFIACVGFLLFPLKFTFIRPDIQGMFGWLFYQLELFDLPFNQAPSLHIILTWLLWLRFRQHLTRSARLVNGAWFLLIALSVLTTWQHHFIDVFSGFIVAMAISYAIPIKDRWQWKVPSSHELCLAAKYFLSSLICLIIGMLIPYGYFLFWPAVALFIVASGYAGLGISVFQKSSGGYLSLSARFILYPYLIGAWFSKQWFSHSLAKTSLIYDGISLGGFPDKTPKQEAVLDLTAEFHRSYGMRRAWCAHPLMDLTVPDIGNISHAVAKLTELKKKHHTVLVCCALGLSRSATVMAAWLVAERHVSSVAQAIDHIKKQRPQVVLTSDHIQLLEHFQEIQCKTSG
- a CDS encoding PAAR domain-containing protein; protein product: MTNVIREGDTLREYGGKVLAGHYNCFGKGFAVKGDPVKCNKHGMTTIAEGSSLTRFDGQPAALHGHKCACGCTLVSSFPDCGIAS
- a CDS encoding ImcF-related family protein; the protein is MDKDQKPSVTSPLATAALFFIFVTLFDIVGSGLWWWLSLQLTTEWEQLRPMLLISFLVWIITGSLAVIVVMCWRLWIKRSVTLQPFASLKSTTDSSTQSTLLELCQHLKARYGWLWRRKVRMLLITGDEAAVESLIPGLIHQQWLEGAGVVLIYGASLDAELNTTTVQLLRKLRRSRPLDGIVLVHGSDTALTPQKSDAAMRSLEKIATTLRWRAPAWIWQLGHSDWPQPERENNAVGAVFPAKAQPEDIAQQLESLVTPLRERGLAQVAHNISHDWLLRLSQQLASGESQAWQQRLAPWLDPARRSLLRGLMFSLPEAKPALDSVHPQALSDSALWQGIASDRARGCRTGLPWEQTLAWSLMSLMLLGGVGMLASALFNRHEIVSAADKAEVLVNSTKVDDAQLIALHGLRNDLGQQQHWLEHGAPWYQRFGINHTQQLHDAMLPWYGVAAQRLIHEPARIALEQRLTYLAGLPAASPQRATLAQPGYKQLKAWLMMARPERAEPAFYAQTMATVQPVYPGISTSLWQTLAPDLWAFYAASLPSQPGWRIKPNVSLLSQVRQVLLLQTGQRNAEMTLYQNVLRDVRRNYTDLTLEDMTPGTDMRRLFSSDDIVPGVFTRQAWEGGVRQEIEKAANTRRDEIDWVLSDTRSAVPQEISPEALKARLTQRYFSDFAASWLNFLNGIRLNPAQNIADVTDQLTLMSDVRQSPLIALMNTLAWQGQAGQQREALSDTLINSAKDLLGQKDKPVISQKATGPEGPLDVTFSPLLALTGKNSGSQLMAADSSLTLQTYLTRITRVRLRLQQVAAAPDPQEMLQTLAQTVFQGKSVDLTDTQQYGSLMAASLGEEWSGFGQTMFVQPLTQAWETILQPSAVSLNAQWQRSIVENWRTAFDGRYPFAAGQSDASLPMLAEFIRRDAGRIDSFLSSRLGGVLQKEGSSWVSDAAHSQGLTFNPAFLKAVNQLRELSDILFTDGTQGISFELQGRAAPEVIETQLMLDGQPLRYFNQMATWQAMRWPGDSLKPGTLLTWSGVKSSAQIYGDYPGTWGFIRWLEEGKRERLDRSRWLLSFTTPDKRTLTWVLRTQMRDGPLALLRLRGFTLPTEIFSVDAASASEAMAPRETSTDDFITNMDGAE